The following proteins are co-located in the Rippkaea orientalis PCC 8801 genome:
- a CDS encoding Uma2 family endonuclease: protein MIANPNTFYLSPTEYLEWEGKQLIKHEYINGQIYAMTGGTLNHASISLNIASVLKSHLRQKGCRVYMADAKLGISPQGNFFYPDVIVTCDPRDKKERLIIYDPCIIIEVLSPSTEAFDRGDKFKDYRQVDTLKEYVLIDAQKINIEVFHLNNNGFWELHPYQETDVFSLECIDFFCPVALIYEDIEFTE, encoded by the coding sequence ATGATTGCTAACCCTAATACCTTCTATCTTTCTCCGACAGAATACCTTGAATGGGAAGGAAAACAACTCATTAAACATGAATACATTAATGGGCAAATTTACGCTATGACAGGAGGAACCCTTAATCATGCTTCTATTAGCTTAAATATTGCTTCTGTCTTAAAATCTCACCTAAGACAGAAAGGCTGTAGAGTATACATGGCAGATGCTAAACTGGGTATTTCTCCACAAGGTAATTTCTTCTATCCTGATGTGATAGTAACTTGTGATCCAAGAGATAAAAAAGAACGCTTAATTATCTATGATCCTTGCATAATAATTGAAGTATTATCTCCTAGTACAGAAGCTTTTGATCGAGGTGATAAATTTAAGGATTATCGTCAAGTTGATACCTTAAAAGAATATGTGTTAATTGATGCTCAGAAAATCAATATAGAAGTATTTCATCTTAATAATAATGGATTTTGGGAACTCCATCCTTACCAAGAAACCGATGTTTTTTCCTTAGAATGTATTGACTTTTTTTGTCCAGTTGCGTTAATTTATGAAGATATCGAATTTACTGAGTAA
- a CDS encoding YebC/PmpR family DNA-binding transcriptional regulator, with protein MAGHSKWANIKRQKERVDAKKGKTFAQLSRAIIVAARHGLPDPTGNFQLRTAIEKAKAAGIPNENIERAIAKGAGTYENDDTIYEEIRYEGYGPGGVAILIEALTDNRNRTAADLRAAFSKRGGNLGETGCVSWMFDQKGVILIEGEVNEDRLLEASVEGGADSYELFSEDEEIGAEVFTEVTNLERLTQTLKEKQFNVTEAELRWIPNNRMDVNDPEQARSLLKLIDALESLDDVQNVTANFEIAEELMMANVA; from the coding sequence ATGGCCGGTCATAGTAAGTGGGCAAATATCAAACGCCAAAAAGAAAGAGTAGACGCTAAAAAAGGAAAAACCTTTGCTCAATTATCCCGTGCAATTATTGTGGCAGCAAGACATGGACTGCCCGACCCCACGGGTAACTTTCAACTACGGACAGCAATTGAGAAAGCCAAAGCTGCGGGGATTCCCAACGAAAATATAGAAAGGGCGATCGCTAAAGGGGCAGGAACCTACGAAAACGATGATACCATCTATGAAGAAATCCGCTACGAAGGCTATGGACCAGGGGGAGTAGCCATTCTCATTGAAGCCCTCACCGACAACCGTAACCGCACGGCGGCGGACTTACGGGCTGCTTTTAGCAAGCGAGGAGGGAATTTAGGGGAAACAGGCTGTGTTAGCTGGATGTTTGACCAAAAAGGCGTTATCTTGATTGAAGGAGAAGTGAACGAAGATCGGTTATTAGAAGCATCTGTTGAAGGAGGGGCAGATAGTTACGAATTGTTCAGCGAAGACGAAGAAATAGGGGCAGAAGTGTTTACTGAAGTGACGAATTTAGAGAGACTAACCCAGACATTAAAAGAAAAACAATTTAACGTAACCGAAGCCGAATTACGCTGGATTCCTAATAATAGGATGGACGTTAATGATCCCGAACAAGCGCGATCGCTCCTCAAACTCATTGATGCCTTAGAATCGTTAGATGATGTGCAGAATGTGACCGCTAATTTTGAGATAGCGGAGGAATTAATGATGGCTAATGTTGCTTAA
- the hpnA gene encoding hopanoid-associated sugar epimerase, with amino-acid sequence MAIKAFITGGTGFIGANLVRLLLDQGYEVRALVRSQSRLDNLKGLDIELVEGDLNDANLSEKIRGTNVLFHVAAHYSLYQRDRHQLYQSNVLGTRSVLKAAQQAGIERTIYTSSVAAIGVGNPSEIVNETHQSPVEKLVGHYKKSKYWAEQEAKKAVQKGQDIVIVNPSTPIGPWDIKPTPTGEIILRFLRRKMPAYVDTGLNLIDVRDVSWGHLLALEKGKSGERYILGHQNLSLKALLDQLSSLTGLSAPQRTIPLWLPLTMAWIDESLLTPLGKTPSLPLDGVRMSKSPMYYDGSKAVKELGLPQSPIKKALQDAISWFIDQGYSY; translated from the coding sequence ATGGCTATTAAAGCATTTATCACAGGAGGAACCGGATTTATTGGGGCGAATTTAGTTCGGTTATTATTAGACCAAGGTTATGAAGTCCGCGCATTAGTGCGTTCCCAAAGCCGTTTAGATAACCTAAAAGGGCTTGATATTGAATTAGTAGAAGGAGATCTCAATGATGCCAATTTATCAGAAAAAATCAGAGGAACTAACGTCTTATTTCATGTAGCCGCCCACTATTCCCTTTATCAACGCGATCGCCACCAACTTTATCAAAGTAATGTTTTAGGAACCCGTTCCGTTTTAAAAGCAGCCCAACAAGCCGGAATTGAACGTACCATTTACACCAGTTCCGTCGCTGCTATTGGCGTTGGAAACCCATCAGAAATCGTCAACGAAACCCATCAAAGTCCCGTTGAAAAATTAGTAGGACACTACAAAAAATCAAAATATTGGGCTGAACAAGAAGCCAAAAAAGCCGTTCAAAAAGGACAAGATATCGTCATCGTTAACCCCAGTACCCCCATCGGTCCGTGGGACATCAAACCCACTCCAACAGGAGAGATTATCCTGCGGTTTTTACGCCGTAAAATGCCCGCCTATGTAGATACTGGATTAAATTTAATTGACGTGCGAGACGTAAGTTGGGGTCATCTGTTAGCCTTAGAAAAGGGTAAATCTGGAGAACGCTATATTTTAGGTCATCAAAATCTCAGTCTCAAAGCCCTATTAGACCAATTATCCAGCCTCACTGGATTAAGTGCACCCCAAAGAACTATCCCCTTGTGGCTACCCCTAACCATGGCATGGATTGACGAATCCCTTCTTACTCCTTTAGGAAAAACCCCGTCCCTTCCCTTAGATGGCGTTCGGATGTCTAAGTCACCGATGTATTACGATGGATCAAAAGCCGTCAAAGAATTAGGGTTGCCCCAATCACCTATTAAAAAAGCCCTCCAAGATGCAATTAGTTGGTTTATCGATCAAGGCTATTCTTATTAA
- a CDS encoding chemotaxis protein CheW: MQIFTEHCWNTIGVSGDSSCPELKTVIHCRNCNVYGAAGRTLLQREAPEGYIEEWGEILAQEWKHQSKKKTQSSVALHTYESESSEILCLTIFRVGQEWLALPVSVIKEITPCCPVHILPHRSNHVFLGIVNIRGEILMCISLRDLLGLPHVDPVSSKTKKSLTLGGRSGISPVVYQRMIVIDIQDNRWVFPVDEISDIHRLSSDQLSNTPVVIAKTPDTYTKKILHIDGKQINYLDHELIFYELLFYTLNRS; this comes from the coding sequence ATGCAAATCTTTACTGAACACTGCTGGAATACAATTGGTGTTTCTGGTGATAGTTCTTGTCCCGAACTAAAAACCGTTATCCACTGTCGTAATTGTAATGTTTATGGTGCTGCCGGACGCACCTTACTACAACGAGAAGCCCCCGAAGGATACATTGAAGAGTGGGGAGAAATTTTAGCCCAAGAATGGAAACATCAAAGCAAAAAAAAGACTCAATCTAGTGTTGCTTTACACACCTATGAATCCGAAAGTAGTGAAATCCTTTGTCTGACTATTTTTCGGGTTGGACAAGAATGGTTAGCTTTGCCAGTTTCCGTGATTAAAGAAATTACGCCTTGCTGTCCTGTTCATATTCTTCCCCATCGCAGTAATCATGTATTTCTAGGAATTGTCAATATTCGGGGAGAAATTTTAATGTGTATTTCTTTGCGGGATCTTTTGGGATTACCCCATGTAGATCCTGTTAGTAGTAAAACAAAAAAAAGCTTAACTTTAGGGGGAAGATCTGGGATAAGTCCCGTGGTTTATCAACGCATGATTGTCATTGATATTCAGGATAATCGTTGGGTTTTTCCTGTGGACGAAATCTCTGATATCCATCGACTTTCATCGGATCAATTAAGTAATACACCCGTTGTGATTGCGAAAACCCCTGATACTTATACCAAAAAGATTCTTCATATCGACGGCAAACAGATTAATTATTTAGATCACGAATTAATCTTCTATGAGCTACTATTCTATACCTTAAATCGTTCTTAA
- a CDS encoding ABC transporter ATP-binding protein, producing MPTIVVENLSKIYSVAVKEPGIKGTLSHFFHRTYREVKAVENISFTIEPGEIVGFLGANGAGKTTTLKMLTGLIHPSKGQIRVAGYIPFRRQPQFLQKTSLVMGQKQQLLWDLPALDSLRINAAVYKIPEKLFQKRLQELSEMLSLEGKLTQPVRKLSLGERMKAELLAALLHHPQVLFLDEPTLGLDVNAQAAVRDFLQVYNQHYQATILLTSHYMADITALCKRVLLIHQGQLFYDGSLEELLKRFAPYREVKIELKNPVSTEKLANYGDIQSIEGQVVRFLVKREKLTTTITKILAQLEIIDLNVTDPPIEEIIGRLFETGNVSLS from the coding sequence ATGCCGACTATTGTTGTCGAAAACCTCAGTAAAATCTATTCTGTTGCTGTTAAAGAACCCGGGATAAAAGGGACATTGTCCCATTTCTTTCATCGGACTTACCGAGAAGTAAAAGCCGTTGAAAATATTTCTTTTACCATTGAACCAGGAGAAATAGTTGGATTTTTAGGCGCAAATGGTGCTGGAAAAACTACCACCTTAAAGATGTTAACGGGACTTATTCATCCCTCCAAAGGACAGATAAGGGTAGCGGGTTATATTCCTTTTCGTCGTCAACCCCAATTTCTTCAAAAAACCAGCTTAGTGATGGGACAAAAACAGCAATTATTATGGGATTTACCAGCCTTAGATTCTTTAAGAATTAATGCTGCTGTTTACAAAATTCCTGAAAAACTTTTTCAAAAACGGCTACAGGAATTGTCAGAAATGCTATCCCTTGAAGGAAAATTAACTCAACCTGTCCGTAAGTTATCTCTAGGAGAACGGATGAAAGCCGAATTATTAGCAGCACTGTTACATCATCCTCAAGTGTTATTTTTAGATGAACCCACCTTAGGATTAGATGTTAATGCTCAAGCGGCTGTACGAGATTTTTTACAAGTTTATAATCAACACTATCAAGCAACGATTCTTTTGACAAGCCATTATATGGCAGATATTACTGCATTATGTAAACGGGTTTTATTGATTCATCAAGGACAGTTATTTTATGATGGCAGTTTAGAAGAATTATTAAAACGATTTGCCCCTTATCGAGAGGTAAAAATTGAATTAAAAAATCCTGTTTCAACTGAAAAATTAGCCAATTATGGAGACATTCAATCCATCGAAGGACAAGTCGTTAGATTTTTAGTTAAAAGAGAAAAATTAACAACAACAATCACTAAAATTTTAGCTCAATTAGAAATTATTGATCTTAATGTTACTGATCCACCAATTGAAGAAATTATTGGTCGTCTTTTTGAAACAGGTAATGTTAGTTTAAGCTAA
- a CDS encoding DUF3110 domain-containing protein, with product MAKVYVLLFNARTENEGIHTLQIGNRNKVLMFESEDDATRYALLLEAQDFPTPTPEPFDSAEIEAFCREADYDCEIIKEGMLAIPPEQNVEQTDWEKGENPPEQPQTEESPDISNDELDRIRRQLEGLL from the coding sequence ATGGCCAAAGTATATGTCCTATTATTCAACGCCCGAACCGAAAACGAAGGGATACATACCCTACAAATCGGAAATCGTAATAAAGTATTAATGTTTGAATCTGAAGACGACGCTACCCGCTACGCTTTGTTACTCGAAGCACAGGACTTTCCTACTCCCACCCCCGAACCCTTCGACTCAGCAGAAATAGAAGCCTTTTGTCGAGAAGCCGACTACGATTGTGAGATTATTAAAGAAGGAATGTTAGCCATTCCCCCCGAACAAAACGTCGAGCAAACCGACTGGGAAAAAGGCGAAAACCCCCCAGAACAACCCCAAACAGAAGAGTCTCCCGACATATCTAACGACGAGTTAGATCGCATCCGTCGCCAATTAGAAGGCCTATTGTAA
- the murQ gene encoding N-acetylmuramic acid 6-phosphate etherase, producing MDQLEERGHLLTEQINPKSRNLDQLTPLELVDLFNQEDAQTLRAIAQARQELAQAIEITAQALGRGGRLFYVGAGTSGRLGVLDAAECPPTFCTHPDLVQGIIAGGAAALVRSSENLEDRPEDGASAIAQRHIIDKDVVVGISAGGTTPFVHGAIEAAKQRGAKTIAMSCVPIEQVPIIVDIDIRLLTGPEILAGSTRLKAGTVTKMALNILSTGVMVCLGKVYGNRMVDVSVTNRKLHDRALRMLQDLTDLSREEAGFLLERSGRKVKLALLMHWTGLDAQMGQELLNNYHGNLRNAVQGYKTNV from the coding sequence ATGGATCAATTAGAAGAACGCGGACACCTATTAACCGAGCAAATTAACCCCAAAAGTCGCAACTTAGACCAATTAACCCCCCTAGAATTAGTCGATCTCTTCAATCAAGAAGATGCCCAAACCCTACGAGCTATTGCTCAAGCGCGTCAAGAATTAGCCCAAGCGATCGAAATTACCGCCCAAGCACTAGGGAGAGGGGGGCGTTTATTTTACGTTGGAGCGGGGACTAGCGGGCGTTTAGGGGTCTTAGATGCTGCCGAATGTCCCCCTACCTTCTGCACCCATCCCGACCTCGTACAGGGCATTATTGCAGGGGGAGCGGCTGCTTTAGTGAGGAGTTCTGAAAACCTCGAAGATCGCCCCGAAGATGGAGCCAGTGCGATCGCCCAACGTCACATCATCGATAAAGATGTCGTTGTCGGGATCAGTGCCGGAGGAACTACCCCTTTTGTTCATGGAGCGATCGAAGCAGCCAAGCAACGGGGAGCCAAAACCATTGCCATGAGTTGTGTACCCATCGAACAGGTCCCCATCATCGTTGATATCGATATCCGCTTGCTCACCGGTCCTGAAATCTTAGCCGGATCAACCCGTCTCAAAGCGGGAACAGTGACGAAAATGGCTCTAAATATCCTTTCAACAGGAGTTATGGTCTGTTTAGGCAAGGTTTATGGCAATCGTATGGTAGATGTCTCCGTCACGAACCGTAAGCTACACGATCGCGCCCTAAGAATGTTACAAGATCTGACGGACTTAAGTCGAGAAGAGGCCGGATTTTTATTAGAACGCAGTGGACGTAAAGTTAAACTCGCTTTATTAATGCACTGGACGGGGTTAGATGCCCAAATGGGGCAAGAATTATTAAATAATTATCATGGCAACCTGCGTAATGCGGTTCAAGGATACAAAACAAACGTTTAA
- a CDS encoding site-2 protease family protein: MFNQSETTTVFLIVLVALAILIWGYNRAKAYGKLGILAWLQSVVLMAPWLVFFGLFAAGIYINLVGILFLIVASVGFYIYLGKRLRAEGQDIILREKAAQRLKEQEQSTSPENTPSLTNAEMAIVPEVLPIPEEDLKLIKSIFSIDTFFATETISYQEGAIFKGNLRGEADAVYERLSEKLKGHFVDKYRLFLVEGTEGKPVVIVLPSSVDPKPSTLAQKNLALVLLVATIVTTLEAVGLLLGFDLFSNWTRYQEAIPLSLGIWGVLFAHEIGHRLLAKRHNLRLSFPFFLPTWQLGAFGAITRFESLIPNRSALFDVAFAGPALGGIISLILLITGLILSQPGSLFQVPTPFFQGSILVGSLAKVVLGEQLQQSIIDVHPLTIIGWLGLMINALNLLPAGQLDGGRIVQAIYGRKTARRATIATLAVLGIVTLINPENSIPLYWAVVIIFLQRDLERPSLNELTEPDDARAAWGLLILFLMLATLIPLSPSLAGKLGIGG; the protein is encoded by the coding sequence ATGTTTAATCAATCTGAGACAACAACAGTTTTTCTGATCGTTCTAGTGGCCTTGGCTATTCTAATTTGGGGTTATAACCGGGCAAAAGCCTATGGAAAACTCGGTATTTTAGCCTGGTTACAATCGGTTGTTTTGATGGCTCCTTGGCTTGTTTTCTTTGGTTTATTTGCCGCAGGAATTTATATTAATTTAGTTGGTATTTTATTCTTAATAGTGGCTTCAGTTGGTTTCTATATTTATCTAGGAAAACGACTTAGGGCAGAAGGACAAGACATTATTTTACGCGAAAAAGCAGCCCAACGATTAAAAGAACAAGAACAAAGCACTTCTCCAGAGAATACACCATCTTTGACTAATGCTGAAATGGCTATTGTTCCTGAAGTTTTACCCATTCCAGAAGAAGATCTAAAACTGATCAAAAGTATTTTTAGTATTGATACTTTCTTCGCTACGGAAACAATTTCCTATCAAGAAGGAGCCATTTTTAAAGGAAATTTACGGGGCGAAGCAGATGCAGTTTATGAGCGTTTGTCCGAAAAATTAAAAGGACATTTTGTTGACAAATATCGTCTCTTTTTGGTCGAAGGAACCGAAGGAAAACCCGTTGTTATTGTTCTTCCGAGTAGTGTTGATCCCAAACCCTCAACCTTAGCTCAAAAAAACCTCGCTTTAGTGTTGTTAGTAGCAACTATTGTCACCACCTTAGAAGCTGTCGGTCTTTTGCTAGGATTTGATTTATTTAGTAATTGGACTCGCTATCAAGAAGCCATCCCCCTTAGCTTAGGTATTTGGGGCGTATTATTTGCCCATGAAATTGGTCATCGACTGCTTGCTAAACGCCATAATTTACGCCTGAGTTTTCCGTTTTTTCTTCCCACTTGGCAACTAGGAGCATTTGGCGCAATTACTCGGTTTGAGTCCCTGATTCCTAACCGAAGCGCACTATTTGATGTTGCCTTTGCTGGACCAGCTTTAGGAGGAATAATTTCGCTAATTTTACTGATTACTGGTTTAATTTTGTCACAACCTGGTAGTCTATTTCAAGTACCGACTCCTTTCTTTCAAGGCTCAATTCTAGTAGGAAGTTTAGCCAAAGTCGTGCTAGGAGAACAATTGCAACAATCGATTATTGATGTTCATCCTCTAACGATTATTGGCTGGTTAGGATTAATGATTAATGCGCTCAATTTATTACCTGCTGGTCAATTAGATGGAGGACGAATTGTTCAAGCTATTTATGGACGAAAAACCGCTAGACGCGCTACCATTGCAACCCTAGCAGTCCTAGGAATTGTGACATTAATTAACCCAGAAAATTCGATTCCTTTATATTGGGCAGTTGTCATTATTTTCCTACAAAGGGACTTAGAAAGACCAAGCCTCAATGAATTAACTGAACCCGATGACGCTCGTGCCGCTTGGGGTTTATTAATTCTCTTTTTAATGTTAGCAACCTTAATTCCTTTAAGCCCCAGTTTAGCCGGAAAATTAGGGATTGGCGGCTAA
- a CDS encoding NAD(P)H-quinone oxidoreductase subunit H produces MSKIETRTEPMVLNMGPHHPSMHGVLRLIVTLDGEDVVDCEPVIGYLHRGMEKIAENRTNVMYVPYVSRWDYAAGMFNEAITVNAPEKLADIEVPKRAQYIRVIMLELNRIANHLLWLGPFLADVGAQTPFFYIFREREMIYDLWEAASGMRLINNNYFRIGGVAVDLPYGWVDKCEDFCNHFDPTVDEYEKLITNNPIFRRRVEGIGTITREEAINWGLSGPMLRGSGVKWDLRKVDHYECYDDFDWEVQWETAGDCFARYLVRIREMRESVKIIRQALKGLPGGPYENLEAKRMMEGKKSQWNDFDYQYIAKKVAPTFKIPKGEHYVRLESGKGEIGIFIVGNDDLFPWRWKIRAADFNNLQILPHLLKGVKVADIMAILGSIDIIMGSVDR; encoded by the coding sequence ATGTCAAAAATCGAAACAAGAACCGAGCCCATGGTTCTTAACATGGGTCCTCACCATCCCTCAATGCACGGGGTTTTACGTCTCATCGTTACCCTAGATGGGGAAGATGTGGTAGACTGTGAACCCGTTATTGGTTATCTCCATCGAGGAATGGAGAAAATTGCGGAAAATCGCACAAATGTGATGTATGTACCCTACGTTAGTCGTTGGGACTACGCCGCAGGAATGTTTAATGAAGCAATTACCGTTAATGCTCCCGAAAAATTAGCAGATATTGAAGTTCCTAAACGGGCTCAATATATCCGCGTCATCATGCTGGAATTGAACCGCATCGCTAACCATTTATTGTGGTTAGGTCCATTTTTAGCGGATGTTGGCGCACAAACTCCCTTCTTCTACATTTTCCGCGAACGGGAAATGATTTACGACCTCTGGGAAGCTGCATCAGGGATGCGTTTAATCAATAACAACTACTTCCGTATCGGTGGGGTTGCCGTTGACTTACCCTATGGTTGGGTCGATAAATGTGAAGACTTCTGTAACCACTTTGACCCTACGGTTGACGAATACGAGAAGTTAATCACCAATAACCCCATTTTCCGTCGCCGTGTTGAAGGAATTGGCACGATTACCCGTGAAGAAGCCATTAATTGGGGGTTATCCGGTCCCATGCTACGCGGGTCTGGAGTTAAGTGGGATTTACGCAAAGTTGACCACTACGAATGTTACGACGACTTTGATTGGGAAGTTCAATGGGAAACCGCCGGAGACTGTTTTGCCCGTTATTTAGTCCGTATTCGGGAAATGCGCGAATCAGTCAAAATCATTCGTCAGGCCTTAAAAGGCCTTCCAGGGGGTCCCTATGAAAACCTGGAAGCTAAGCGGATGATGGAGGGTAAAAAGTCCCAATGGAACGATTTTGACTACCAGTACATCGCTAAAAAAGTTGCCCCTACCTTTAAAATTCCCAAAGGCGAACATTATGTCCGCTTAGAAAGCGGAAAAGGCGAAATTGGCATCTTTATTGTCGGCAATGATGATCTGTTCCCCTGGCGTTGGAAAATCCGCGCGGCTGATTTTAATAACCTGCAAATTCTGCCCCACCTGCTTAAAGGCGTAAAAGTAGCCGATATTATGGCGATTTTGGGTAGCATCGACATTATTATGGGGTCGGTTGACCGTTAA
- a CDS encoding class I SAM-dependent methyltransferase: MKKIIKNLAKKLPYLKSVLLKAEERDILMNALGFPPGHFYSPIPSIEEIKQKQDKIFGNFPQTLPGINLNIEEQLDLLKTFKPYYDEQPFTSHKVEGLRYYFENGFYSYSDAIFLYCMIRYTQPQKIIEIGSGYSSCIMLDTNQLFLNNRASCTFIEPYPDRLFSLVKSENNTQFNLIEKPLQDVDIELFQELSANDILFIDSTHVSKVNSDVNYILFDILPSLKSGVFIHFHDIFYPFEYPKDWIIKEKRAWNEDYILRAFLQYNNAFEMKIFNHFLALFYHDFFQSNMPLCLKNTGGSIWLRKN, translated from the coding sequence ATGAAAAAAATCATTAAAAACTTAGCTAAAAAACTACCTTATTTGAAATCAGTTTTGCTTAAAGCAGAAGAAAGAGATATCTTAATGAATGCTCTGGGTTTTCCCCCTGGACACTTTTATTCACCTATTCCCTCGATTGAGGAAATTAAACAAAAACAGGACAAAATATTTGGTAATTTTCCTCAAACACTTCCAGGTATTAATCTGAATATTGAGGAACAATTAGACTTACTGAAAACCTTTAAACCTTATTACGATGAGCAACCCTTTACAAGTCACAAAGTAGAGGGCTTAAGATATTATTTTGAGAATGGCTTCTATAGTTATTCTGATGCTATATTCCTTTATTGTATGATCAGATATACACAGCCACAAAAAATCATAGAAATTGGATCAGGTTATTCATCTTGCATAATGTTAGATACTAATCAACTTTTTTTAAATAATAGGGCATCATGCACATTCATTGAACCCTATCCAGATAGATTATTCTCCCTAGTAAAATCTGAAAATAACACTCAGTTTAATCTCATTGAAAAACCCTTGCAAGATGTTGATATTGAGCTATTTCAGGAATTATCTGCTAATGATATTTTATTTATTGACTCAACCCATGTATCTAAAGTAAATAGCGATGTAAATTATATTTTATTCGATATACTTCCTTCTCTCAAAAGTGGTGTATTTATTCATTTTCATGATATTTTTTATCCTTTTGAATACCCTAAAGATTGGATAATAAAAGAAAAAAGAGCTTGGAACGAAGACTATATACTAAGAGCATTTTTGCAATATAATAATGCTTTTGAAATGAAAATCTTTAATCATTTCTTAGCACTATTTTATCATGATTTTTTCCAATCAAATATGCCACTATGTTTAAAAAATACAGGGGGTAGTATTTGGCTGAGAAAAAATTAA
- a CDS encoding PhoH family protein → MTETSQTLQLPTHESAIALAGIGEENLKFLSRHTGANLVLRGQELQIYGQEKAVERAMKVVRSLQPYWQEAKAISYPDLMTAFQAIDTGRNEEYKELQQSILAKTRRGEIIRAKTFRQRQYIKAIQTHDITFCIGPAGTGKTFLAAVLAVQALLNNQCERLILTRPAVEAGEKLGFLPGDLQQKVNPFLRPLYDALYEFIDPQRIPDLMERGEIEVAPLAYMRGRTLSNAFVIVDEAQNTTPAQLKMVLTRLGFGSKMVVTGDITQTDLPSHQESGLVVASKILKSVEGIAFCQFSQADVVRHPLVQRIVEAYEKFDLS, encoded by the coding sequence ATGACCGAAACCTCTCAAACCTTGCAGCTTCCGACCCATGAAAGTGCCATTGCCTTAGCCGGAATTGGAGAAGAAAATCTCAAATTTTTGTCTCGTCATACGGGAGCAAATTTAGTGTTGAGGGGTCAAGAATTACAGATTTATGGTCAAGAAAAAGCCGTAGAACGGGCAATGAAAGTGGTGCGATCGCTGCAACCCTATTGGCAAGAAGCAAAAGCTATTTCTTACCCCGATTTAATGACAGCATTTCAGGCGATAGATACAGGAAGAAATGAAGAATATAAGGAGCTACAACAGTCTATTTTAGCTAAGACTCGACGGGGAGAAATTATCCGAGCAAAAACTTTCCGTCAACGACAATATATTAAAGCCATTCAAACGCATGATATCACCTTTTGTATTGGTCCTGCCGGAACCGGAAAGACCTTTTTAGCGGCCGTTTTAGCGGTACAAGCCTTATTAAATAATCAATGTGAACGCTTAATTTTAACTCGTCCTGCCGTAGAAGCCGGAGAAAAACTAGGCTTTTTACCAGGAGATTTACAACAAAAAGTTAACCCATTTTTACGTCCCCTTTATGATGCGTTATACGAATTTATTGATCCCCAAAGAATCCCCGATTTAATGGAAAGAGGTGAGATAGAAGTAGCCCCGTTAGCTTATATGAGAGGTAGAACTTTAAGTAATGCTTTTGTTATTGTTGATGAAGCCCAAAATACTACTCCGGCGCAATTAAAAATGGTCTTAACCCGCTTAGGATTTGGCTCAAAAATGGTCGTTACTGGAGATATCACCCAAACCGACTTACCCAGTCATCAAGAATCAGGATTAGTCGTAGCGTCCAAAATTTTAAAATCTGTAGAAGGTATTGCTTTTTGTCAATTTTCCCAAGCAGATGTCGTTCGCCATCCTCTAGTCCAAAGAATCGTTGAAGCCTATGAAAAGTTTGATCTTTCTTAA